One Polaribacter reichenbachii genomic window, TGTTTTGCTATTTTTCCTAAAGTTTCACCTTTTTCTACAGTATGCGTTGCATAAATTGTTGTGTCAGCAACTTTAATATCTGCCATGATATCTGTTGGATTATCGCCACCAACCTTTTTAATTTCATCCCAAAGAAGATTTTTTTCATATTGGTTTTTGGCAGTTCCTTTAACAATTAATTTTCCATTTTCTTCTTTAACATCACCATCTTGAATGTTTAATTGTTGTCCTAAATCTAATACACTTTGATATTTTGCTTTCATTTTATTTTTGATTTTAATTGTTATTATTATCTAATTGTTCTTTCTTCATCTACATAATAACCTTGTTGTGTAAGGTCTCCATCTACTTCCCCAGCTAGTTTTTCTTTTCTTCTTTGTAAGTAAATCTCTTCATAATCTTGTGTGTAATGAGGAGAAGTTACAACATTTAAATCGAATTTAATGGTTGTAAAAATGTCTTTTTCTGTATTAGCAACTATTGTGATATAAAACTCTACATAGCCAATATTTTTAGCACTATCGTAATCTAAAGTAATAAAGCCAAAATCATCTTTACCAATCGATGTTGATGGGAAATCTATTTCTATACAACCACATGAAGCTTGTACATCATAAATAATTAAAGGTTCATTACCTCTATTGTAAAACTTGTATTCAGCAGATAATTCTGATCCTCTTAAAATAGGGTAGTAGTGTCTATCTG contains:
- a CDS encoding LysM peptidoglycan-binding domain-containing protein, which codes for MKAKYQSVLDLGQQLNIQDGDVKEENGKLIVKGTAKNQYEKNLLWDEIKKVGGDNPTDIMADIKVADTTIYATHTVEKGETLGKIAKHYYGKPMKYVAIFEANKDILNNPDVIHPGQELVIPNL
- a CDS encoding DUF1573 domain-containing protein, which produces MKKLVLLFILTITISACDFRKPDIANVRKTKMEIENPDRHYYPILRGSELSAEYKFYNRGNEPLIIYDVQASCGCIEIDFPSTSIGKDDFGFITLDYDSAKNIGYVEFYITIVANTEKDIFTTIKFDLNVVTSPHYTQDYEEIYLQRRKEKLAGEVDGDLTQQGYYVDEERTIR